A stretch of Paludisphaera borealis DNA encodes these proteins:
- a CDS encoding WD40 repeat domain-containing protein, with amino-acid sequence MNDRGPQPTLIAMFGKTLGIWAIMAAWGCLAGETPCFAQGVPPDFLSPTLVLNAQGHTDLVQAMVFSNDGKYLVSGGRDKAVHVWEVNGRGLRLDRSIRPPIRRRGGRVHALALSPTADAQGQRMLAVAGIGAIGSRGGILIYRLPGRTDQGAGDLQFELSPDRLERPVLERRGHAGAVFGLAFSPDGRYLASCSEDKTIRVWDLLDATPKTVAVLQGHTGEVSALSFLDDARIVSGGGAKDGSIRLWDWRTQRLTTWVPCPEHDLAADEGKGVVVSALAATRDGRYVVVGRENGKIERYDGADLRNGQLLNPESAGERRAVESLAISPDGQSLASSVLKYRATSQDYPRKECDVAVRSMPEGRIVGAVRTMSGFVKALVFSPDGRSLAVAGGEAQQIALLDVQGRADDQAPPANGPGTVLWEAAFVDAKPTVAFSRSRTVGPEAIAWEGFDLAERRFVPVAPGDALSRAVRSTPGWKFTPRAFDRIALEPAQGAEIPLQLSPLDGRWSSFTFIPANAQAGHPKLCVAIGCEEGGVLIYSLPDGVRTRFLLGHSGAVQGMAPSADGRWLITSSADMTLSLWSLAGCDARPALGASIAPDIPGSGGVVQKVLSRSFAERMGLKVEDRIERITQTSRREPLAIERLDAELASIAPSLADQTSFQVHRQGVGTAIPMATSRSDVPSLSLFPGGDREWVVWMPEGYYETSIAGDRRLLGWHLNHLDTRDPNRWLSLSSEFFPMSRYEKQLRRPDVIDAVLKTGDAVAALALAKGTPVVQKPPAIRVVEPRPIAPGVEIVATQPELNLRIEAEASPQRRVRSLVVHSDTIRYPAHAIDPTAPVARATEQIRLRPDRNIVTIEATDDLGVTAIEKLEVRLDASRIRPPVVPVRPRMVIRSFGIEKFQERVVPDIRNAQRDAEKLAKFFERPDDRLHFAEDQIDLKVISDAEADANRILGVFDELAEDVRSNKLKAGDTVFIILESHVLKPDSAGAVVLSVDSTLKSKAENAVAGAAISERLEELTNSGCLVMLLVDGIHSAIPSAGRSTIQEWIRDLSGNRGVLVLTASKQDPSERLDELGAFAQAVLESLSVTGGAAASTGPKGATTLYDFQQSVLRRVSELTSRRQFAGFYPPETLSGWNKIRIFDPQAAPVENLVKK; translated from the coding sequence GTGAACGATCGTGGTCCCCAACCGACCCTCATCGCCATGTTCGGCAAGACTCTGGGGATCTGGGCGATCATGGCCGCGTGGGGGTGTTTGGCCGGGGAAACGCCGTGCTTCGCACAAGGCGTCCCGCCGGACTTTTTGAGTCCGACCCTGGTTTTGAATGCGCAGGGACATACGGACCTGGTTCAGGCCATGGTCTTCAGCAACGACGGCAAGTATCTGGTCTCCGGCGGTCGCGACAAGGCCGTCCACGTCTGGGAGGTCAACGGCCGAGGGTTACGCCTCGATCGTTCCATCCGGCCCCCGATCCGGCGCCGCGGCGGACGGGTGCACGCCTTGGCCTTGTCGCCCACCGCCGACGCGCAGGGCCAGAGAATGCTGGCCGTGGCGGGGATCGGGGCGATCGGATCTCGCGGCGGGATCTTGATCTATCGGCTTCCGGGGCGAACGGACCAAGGGGCGGGCGACCTGCAATTCGAACTCTCTCCGGACCGTCTGGAAAGACCGGTCTTGGAGCGTCGAGGGCACGCCGGCGCGGTCTTCGGTTTGGCCTTCTCGCCCGACGGTCGCTATCTGGCCTCTTGCAGCGAAGACAAGACGATCCGCGTATGGGACCTGCTGGACGCGACACCCAAGACCGTTGCGGTCTTGCAAGGTCATACCGGCGAGGTCTCGGCTTTGTCGTTTCTCGACGACGCTCGGATCGTCAGTGGCGGGGGGGCGAAGGACGGCTCGATACGGCTCTGGGACTGGAGAACGCAACGGCTCACGACCTGGGTTCCTTGCCCCGAGCACGACCTGGCGGCCGACGAGGGCAAGGGAGTCGTCGTCAGCGCCCTCGCCGCCACCCGCGACGGTCGATACGTCGTCGTTGGACGAGAGAACGGCAAGATCGAGCGGTACGACGGCGCGGATCTCCGCAACGGCCAGCTTCTCAATCCCGAGTCCGCGGGAGAGCGCAGGGCCGTCGAGTCGCTGGCGATCAGCCCTGACGGGCAATCGCTCGCGTCGAGCGTTTTGAAGTACCGCGCCACGAGCCAGGACTACCCGCGCAAGGAATGCGACGTGGCCGTGCGCAGCATGCCTGAGGGTCGAATCGTCGGCGCGGTCCGCACGATGAGCGGGTTCGTCAAAGCTCTCGTTTTCTCTCCGGACGGACGATCCCTGGCGGTGGCTGGAGGCGAAGCGCAGCAGATCGCCCTCCTCGACGTACAAGGACGGGCGGACGATCAAGCTCCGCCTGCGAATGGCCCAGGCACGGTTCTCTGGGAGGCGGCCTTCGTCGACGCCAAGCCGACGGTGGCTTTCTCACGATCGCGGACCGTCGGTCCGGAGGCGATCGCCTGGGAAGGGTTCGATCTGGCGGAGCGGCGGTTCGTCCCGGTTGCGCCGGGCGACGCGCTCAGCAGGGCGGTGCGATCCACGCCCGGGTGGAAATTCACGCCGAGGGCCTTCGACCGGATCGCCCTCGAGCCGGCGCAAGGGGCCGAGATCCCGTTGCAATTGAGTCCGCTCGACGGTCGCTGGTCCAGCTTCACGTTCATCCCGGCCAACGCCCAGGCCGGCCACCCCAAGCTGTGCGTCGCGATCGGCTGCGAGGAAGGCGGCGTGCTGATCTACAGCTTGCCGGACGGCGTCAGGACGCGCTTCCTGCTCGGTCACAGCGGCGCGGTGCAGGGCATGGCGCCGTCGGCCGACGGCCGTTGGCTGATCACCAGCTCGGCCGACATGACCCTCTCGCTCTGGAGCCTTGCCGGCTGCGACGCCCGGCCCGCACTCGGCGCCTCGATCGCACCCGACATCCCAGGGTCGGGGGGCGTGGTTCAGAAAGTCCTCTCGCGCAGCTTCGCCGAGCGGATGGGATTGAAGGTCGAAGACCGCATCGAGCGGATCACGCAGACCTCGCGCCGCGAGCCCCTGGCGATCGAGCGACTGGACGCGGAGCTGGCTTCGATCGCCCCTTCGCTGGCCGATCAGACGTCGTTTCAGGTCCATCGCCAGGGCGTCGGGACCGCGATCCCGATGGCGACCTCGCGCTCCGACGTTCCCTCGTTGAGCCTGTTCCCCGGCGGCGACCGCGAGTGGGTCGTCTGGATGCCCGAAGGCTATTACGAGACCTCCATCGCGGGCGATCGCCGGCTGCTGGGGTGGCATCTCAACCACCTTGATACGCGCGATCCGAACCGCTGGCTGTCACTGTCGTCCGAGTTCTTTCCGATGTCGCGGTATGAGAAACAGCTCCGCAGGCCGGATGTCATTGACGCCGTGCTCAAGACCGGCGACGCCGTCGCGGCCCTGGCGCTGGCGAAGGGGACGCCAGTGGTCCAGAAGCCGCCGGCCATTCGCGTGGTCGAGCCCCGGCCGATCGCGCCGGGGGTTGAGATCGTGGCGACTCAGCCCGAGCTGAATCTGCGGATCGAGGCGGAAGCCTCGCCGCAACGTCGGGTCCGTTCCCTGGTCGTTCACAGCGACACGATCCGCTACCCCGCCCATGCTATCGATCCGACGGCGCCGGTCGCTCGAGCGACCGAACAGATCCGGCTTCGACCCGACAGGAACATCGTCACGATCGAAGCGACCGACGATCTGGGCGTCACCGCGATCGAGAAGCTTGAGGTGCGGCTCGACGCCAGCCGGATTCGCCCGCCCGTGGTCCCGGTCCGGCCTCGAATGGTGATCCGCTCGTTCGGAATCGAGAAGTTCCAGGAACGGGTCGTCCCTGACATCCGGAACGCCCAGCGCGACGCCGAGAAGCTGGCGAAATTCTTCGAACGACCCGACGATCGGCTCCATTTCGCCGAGGATCAAATCGACCTCAAGGTCATCTCCGACGCGGAAGCGGACGCGAATCGGATTCTCGGCGTCTTCGACGAACTCGCCGAGGACGTGAGATCGAACAAGCTGAAAGCCGGCGACACGGTATTCATCATCCTGGAGTCGCACGTCCTCAAGCCCGATTCCGCCGGGGCGGTCGTTCTTTCGGTGGATTCGACGCTCAAGAGCAAGGCCGAGAACGCCGTCGCGGGCGCGGCGATTTCCGAGCGTCTTGAAGAACTGACGAATAGCGGCTGTCTCGTGATGCTCCTCGTCGACGGCATCCACAGCGCGATTCCGAGCGCGGGGCGAAGCACGATCCAGGAATGGATTCGAGACCTCTCCGGCAACCGGGGCGTCCTGGTGCTGACAGCCTCGAAGCAGGACCCGAGCGAGAGGCTCGACGAGCTTGGGGCCTTCGCGCAGGCGGTGCTTGAGTCGCTGAGCGTCACCGGTGGAGCCGCCGCCTCGACCGGCCCGAAAGGGGCGACGACGCTCTACGACTTTCAGCAATCGGTCTTGCGACGAGTCTCCGAGCTGACGTCTCGACGCCAGTTCGCGGGCTTCTATCCGCCGGAAACCCTCTCCGGCTGGAACAAGATCCGTATCTTCGACCCCCAGGCTGCGCCGGTCGAAAATCTGGTCAAGAAATAA
- a CDS encoding L,D-transpeptidase family protein: protein MATGEAHHGHHKIKLVIFPGERKNGVGTTVGHIYVIGGKGESYDMAGGPPPGKGSTGPGGHSAGVTPAGQYVLGRQEHHTTQNWPMSVIPWGATLREHGGEIQYQIGGHWLDATGTHGKVTQAAVLWVKRSGAQLPFAQIVKEVRALPQFRLPGGSLKSSWDLNDFGKWSWNLLKNGGRSAYYIHTTPDDESATATHKTFLLSQSHGCIHIRPSDRDDMASKGYLKAGVEVQVKPYGIKGPP from the coding sequence ATGGCGACAGGCGAGGCGCACCACGGCCATCATAAGATCAAGCTCGTGATCTTCCCTGGCGAGAGGAAGAACGGAGTGGGGACGACTGTGGGCCACATCTACGTGATTGGCGGCAAGGGCGAGTCGTACGACATGGCGGGTGGTCCGCCTCCTGGCAAGGGCTCCACTGGGCCAGGAGGTCACTCCGCGGGCGTGACCCCGGCTGGCCAATACGTCCTCGGACGCCAGGAGCACCACACCACCCAAAACTGGCCGATGTCCGTGATCCCCTGGGGAGCGACGCTGCGCGAGCACGGCGGCGAGATCCAATACCAGATTGGCGGCCACTGGCTCGATGCCACCGGGACGCACGGAAAGGTGACTCAAGCCGCGGTGCTGTGGGTGAAGCGTTCGGGCGCGCAATTGCCATTCGCCCAGATCGTCAAGGAGGTCCGAGCGTTGCCGCAGTTCCGCCTACCGGGAGGGTCGCTCAAATCAAGCTGGGATTTGAATGACTTTGGCAAGTGGTCGTGGAATCTCTTGAAAAACGGCGGCCGGTCTGCTTATTACATCCACACCACTCCGGACGATGAGAGCGCGACCGCCACTCACAAAACCTTCCTCCTCAGCCAGTCGCACGGCTGCATCCACATCCGGCCATCCGACCGCGACGATATGGCGAGCAAGGGCTACCTCAAGGCGGGCGTGGAAGTCCAGGTCAAGCCCTACGGGATCAAAGGCCCGCCTTGA
- a CDS encoding caspase family protein — translation MPFRAGRTWLLGLFVALAVARSAPGQPPAPPEPAKPQVWAMLAGVERYEDSQAFPRCRGAARDAANLAHWLIDAAGWPADHVLLLSDRDLATLGFDNPASQPEYRPATKANLDWGARTWLPSKARPGDTLVLFFAGQAVGLLPNPNQRPGAPDRDYLIPMDARGTDVDATGWMPGRAIEDVAARGDYTIVCLLDASPAGRVQSPRVLGSPAQFAPGERMLRGVVRWPGVTAWLAASDKPSGQSAEEGSGLLTQSLLASLGTRRKPSNLLECLDRLRREPSLASQRFRTSGGFRPDLSLWPADARPPRPKAEPLLQRGHADRVTAVSFAADGGRLYSASQDSTVRIWNAQDASLLSVMLATMNGVWSLAQSADGRLLAAGGGKGEVYIYDLTREIARTFNDGHRHRGPVEEVAFLPEKPTEPPADAQAAGPTPRHVVTLDNQGRCLVWDATRQQIQYLTMPAESKARLLAVAKRAGPVAFCLVTPVGKGAEVVLAFDALGKSVASLPATPNRITALALADDGGRVHVGREDGVVTEFELPGGAKRAEWKLNATVTLIKEAPLWLVAATDRTLQVLPRGEQAGRTSKEVTMDGKIAQVALSADGRLVAACDAFRGELRVWELSDDGTAATPIEIERKDRGAALSLCFSPGGETLAAGDGDGGIRFWEIPAGRARPGIAASRGRVRHIAVAPDEKALLQINDDGLALVWEFGEGRGARRVPGSSGFRPAGDFLPDGDLALIDYDGNVVVHERATLARRPIVFERPLAENGKTASSWGFHSLAVGAGGRIAAGSRDGPLACVWKSADGRLACKPVRGHGDAINTVGLSHDGTSLLTGGDDGLVKVWSLATAEPTLERVLNAEGVAAPSPVTAAAFSPRERGLIAIGRKDGRLSLLQPGDAKPINVSTGLQGMVRTVAFSADGRLVAAAGDNRQITLFEANRPGLPILLNTRPSHFEMINTLVFWPQGKLLASASDDTTVRLWRLADRALIGTLAASKDGLDWVVFTPAGLFDASPEGERRVTWRLDKGAADQGDEVVARLDQLRRQRHVFDLADSLSQAKDVLSSAEIPAGKPPRIELEPVAAISPKQRRVDLAIRLSDPAVTDLRLYHNGVAVAGDLKPEDGTIRATVTLVGGGNQIYALAGKPGSIDARSNQLDLTYNGQTIGKTHVLALGVSRYSSQALRYADSDAQAIADALKPADPIVLLNEDVSAESVNKAFEQLRREVRERPEDKVVVFLAGHTDVRQGYFCLLLPTAEMPAGGPEIVALRGVENNAAPPAQPPKRPPTQDKTLLPYALIHRNLSFVDALQRLVIVDACQAEAIFDDPIVRMKQRRSVRILADEDAYQARTSYIMAARRGERAGEAERLKHGLLTYALLRGIGQAGMGPSPDLPLFQQYPSADMNRDGWVETGELRQYADITVPRLAQTFPELVLRGARGDASNNPRAAVAQESEQTSSFLLMETPDSAKTTQH, via the coding sequence ATGCCTTTTCGAGCTGGTCGGACGTGGCTACTGGGATTGTTCGTCGCCCTCGCCGTCGCTCGGTCGGCCCCGGGGCAGCCCCCCGCGCCGCCGGAGCCCGCCAAGCCCCAGGTCTGGGCGATGCTGGCGGGCGTCGAGCGGTACGAGGATTCGCAGGCGTTTCCTCGCTGTCGAGGGGCCGCGCGCGACGCGGCGAATCTGGCCCACTGGCTGATCGACGCCGCGGGATGGCCGGCGGACCACGTCTTGCTCTTGAGCGATCGCGACCTCGCGACGCTCGGGTTCGACAACCCCGCGAGCCAGCCCGAGTATCGCCCCGCGACGAAGGCCAACCTCGACTGGGGGGCTCGGACCTGGCTGCCGAGCAAGGCCCGGCCGGGGGATACGCTGGTCCTCTTCTTCGCCGGCCAGGCCGTCGGCCTGCTCCCCAATCCGAATCAGCGGCCGGGGGCTCCCGATCGCGACTACCTGATCCCGATGGACGCACGCGGCACGGACGTCGACGCGACGGGCTGGATGCCGGGCCGGGCGATCGAGGACGTCGCGGCCCGGGGCGATTACACGATCGTCTGCCTGCTCGACGCCTCGCCCGCGGGACGGGTTCAATCTCCTCGCGTGCTGGGCTCCCCCGCGCAGTTCGCGCCTGGCGAGCGGATGCTCCGGGGCGTCGTCCGGTGGCCAGGGGTGACGGCGTGGCTGGCCGCGAGCGACAAGCCCTCGGGTCAGTCGGCCGAGGAAGGATCGGGATTGTTGACCCAGTCCTTGCTCGCGTCTCTCGGCACGCGACGTAAACCGAGCAACCTGCTGGAGTGCCTCGACCGCCTCCGACGCGAGCCCTCGCTGGCGTCGCAGCGCTTCCGGACCTCGGGCGGATTCCGCCCCGACCTCAGCCTCTGGCCCGCCGACGCGCGGCCCCCGCGGCCCAAGGCGGAGCCGCTCCTGCAACGAGGGCACGCCGACCGGGTCACCGCGGTCTCGTTCGCCGCCGACGGCGGCCGATTGTACTCCGCCAGCCAGGACTCGACCGTCCGGATCTGGAACGCCCAGGACGCGAGCCTGCTGAGCGTGATGCTGGCGACGATGAACGGCGTCTGGAGCCTGGCCCAGAGCGCGGACGGCCGGCTGCTGGCCGCCGGAGGAGGCAAGGGCGAAGTCTACATCTACGACCTGACTCGCGAGATCGCCAGAACGTTCAACGACGGCCATCGGCACCGAGGCCCCGTCGAAGAGGTCGCGTTCCTCCCCGAGAAGCCTACCGAACCGCCCGCCGACGCCCAAGCCGCCGGGCCGACGCCCCGTCACGTCGTCACGCTCGACAATCAAGGCCGGTGTCTCGTCTGGGACGCCACAAGGCAGCAAATCCAGTATCTGACCATGCCCGCCGAGAGCAAGGCGCGGTTGCTGGCCGTCGCCAAGCGGGCGGGCCCGGTCGCGTTTTGCCTCGTCACGCCCGTGGGCAAGGGGGCGGAAGTCGTGTTGGCGTTCGACGCGCTGGGCAAGAGCGTCGCCTCGCTGCCCGCGACGCCAAACCGCATCACGGCGCTGGCGCTCGCCGACGACGGCGGCCGCGTCCACGTCGGCCGTGAAGACGGCGTGGTGACCGAGTTCGAGTTGCCAGGTGGGGCGAAGCGAGCGGAATGGAAGCTCAACGCCACGGTCACGCTGATCAAGGAGGCTCCCTTGTGGTTGGTCGCGGCGACGGACCGGACGCTGCAGGTCCTGCCGCGTGGCGAACAGGCCGGTCGAACCTCGAAAGAGGTGACGATGGACGGCAAGATCGCCCAGGTCGCCCTCTCGGCCGACGGACGTCTGGTTGCGGCCTGCGACGCGTTTCGCGGAGAACTCCGGGTCTGGGAATTGTCCGACGACGGAACCGCGGCGACGCCCATCGAGATCGAGCGGAAAGACCGCGGCGCGGCTCTCTCGCTTTGCTTCTCTCCAGGGGGCGAAACCCTCGCGGCCGGCGACGGCGACGGCGGAATCCGGTTCTGGGAGATCCCCGCCGGCAGGGCCAGGCCGGGGATCGCCGCCAGCCGGGGACGGGTGCGGCATATCGCCGTCGCCCCGGATGAGAAAGCCTTGCTGCAAATCAATGACGACGGCCTGGCGCTGGTGTGGGAGTTCGGCGAGGGCCGGGGCGCCCGCCGCGTCCCCGGATCGAGCGGTTTTCGGCCGGCGGGCGACTTCCTGCCCGACGGCGACTTAGCGCTCATCGACTACGACGGCAACGTCGTCGTCCACGAACGGGCGACGCTCGCCCGCCGGCCCATCGTCTTCGAGCGTCCGCTCGCCGAGAACGGCAAGACGGCCTCGAGTTGGGGATTTCACAGTCTGGCCGTCGGGGCCGGCGGACGGATCGCCGCGGGGAGTCGGGATGGCCCGCTCGCCTGCGTTTGGAAGAGCGCCGACGGCCGGCTCGCGTGCAAGCCCGTTCGCGGCCACGGCGACGCGATCAACACGGTCGGCCTCTCGCACGACGGAACCTCGCTCTTGACCGGCGGCGACGACGGCCTGGTGAAGGTCTGGAGTCTCGCGACCGCCGAGCCGACGCTGGAGCGCGTGCTCAACGCCGAGGGCGTCGCGGCGCCCTCTCCGGTGACCGCGGCGGCCTTCTCTCCTCGCGAAAGGGGCCTGATCGCGATCGGCCGGAAGGACGGCAGGCTCAGCCTCTTGCAGCCCGGCGACGCGAAACCGATCAATGTGAGCACGGGCCTCCAGGGCATGGTCCGCACGGTCGCCTTCTCCGCCGACGGCCGTCTCGTCGCGGCCGCCGGCGACAACCGACAGATCACCCTTTTTGAAGCAAACCGCCCCGGTCTGCCGATCCTCCTCAACACGCGGCCCAGCCACTTCGAGATGATCAACACCCTGGTGTTCTGGCCCCAGGGGAAGCTCCTCGCGAGCGCCAGCGACGATACGACGGTTCGCCTCTGGAGGCTCGCCGACCGTGCGCTGATCGGCACGTTGGCGGCGTCGAAAGACGGCCTCGACTGGGTCGTCTTCACCCCCGCCGGCTTGTTCGACGCGTCGCCCGAGGGCGAACGTCGGGTGACCTGGCGACTCGACAAGGGGGCCGCCGACCAGGGCGACGAAGTCGTCGCGCGCCTTGATCAGCTCCGACGGCAGCGGCACGTCTTCGACCTCGCCGACAGCTTGAGCCAGGCCAAGGACGTCCTTTCGTCGGCCGAGATCCCCGCCGGCAAGCCCCCCCGCATCGAGCTCGAGCCGGTCGCCGCGATCAGCCCCAAGCAACGTCGGGTCGACCTGGCGATCCGGCTCAGCGATCCAGCCGTCACTGACCTGCGGCTCTACCACAACGGCGTCGCCGTCGCGGGCGATCTGAAACCCGAGGACGGAACGATCCGGGCGACCGTGACCCTGGTCGGCGGCGGCAACCAGATTTACGCCCTCGCCGGCAAGCCGGGGAGCATCGACGCTCGATCGAACCAGCTCGACCTCACGTACAACGGCCAGACGATCGGCAAGACCCACGTCCTGGCGCTCGGGGTGAGCCGCTACAGCTCGCAGGCGCTCCGCTACGCCGACAGCGACGCTCAGGCGATCGCCGACGCCCTCAAACCCGCCGATCCGATCGTCCTGCTCAACGAGGACGTATCGGCGGAATCCGTGAACAAAGCCTTCGAGCAACTGCGGAGAGAGGTTCGGGAGCGGCCGGAAGACAAGGTCGTCGTCTTTCTCGCGGGGCATACCGACGTACGCCAGGGATATTTCTGCCTCCTGCTGCCCACGGCCGAGATGCCCGCGGGAGGGCCCGAGATCGTGGCGCTGCGTGGCGTTGAGAACAATGCGGCCCCCCCGGCGCAACCACCCAAACGCCCGCCGACCCAGGACAAGACCCTCCTACCCTATGCGCTGATTCACCGCAACCTGTCGTTCGTCGATGCGCTTCAGCGACTCGTGATCGTGGACGCCTGCCAGGCCGAGGCGATCTTCGACGACCCGATCGTCCGCATGAAGCAAAGGCGCTCGGTGCGAATCCTGGCTGATGAGGACGCCTACCAGGCCCGGACGTCGTACATCATGGCCGCGAGGCGCGGCGAGCGCGCCGGCGAGGCCGAACGGCTCAAGCACGGCCTGCTGACCTACGCCTTGCTGCGCGGCATCGGACAGGCCGGAATGGGGCCGTCTCCCGACCTGCCGTTGTTCCAGCAGTACCCGAGCGCGGACATGAACCGCGACGGCTGGGTCGAGACCGGGGAATTGCGGCAGTACGCCGACATCACGGTGCCCCGGCTCGCTCAGACGTTCCCGGAACTCGTCCTCAGAGGCGCGCGGGGAGACGCGTCCAACAACCCCAGGGCCGCCGTCGCGCAGGAGTCGGAGCAAACCTCATCATTCTTGCTGATGGAAACGCCCGATTCCGCCAAGACGACCCAACACTGA
- a CDS encoding bifunctional serine/threonine-protein kinase/formylglycine-generating enzyme family protein, translating to MERGRPNNESEDNKTVPIFASSESPSSSPGAEVRPSNSTQVQSPVPERTSEAAHRADFPSAVEPGAILLGKYRVIQKIGEGGMGSVWLVQHLGLDEHRALKVISEGIAGDSHVRARFDQEARILAKLKHANAVTVHDTGIVGDSAYIEMEYIDGVSLRRHLKRGQPSNPSFILWLMRGICDVLGAAHNRGIVHRDLKPENIMVVADPETGRQTVKVLDFGIAKIIHNVGDASSSTMHTVGVLGTPAYSSPEQNGVEMDASSRSPVDHRSDIYSLGVMLYELLTGELPFKGDWTQLLYQHARAVPKPPSLVAPQAQIPPAVENLVLRCLEKTPDQRPGSAAELYNALRAAYGDVAGEDLDATTSGPQSRKSALPLLTPHPNATLQPTLPDVGRRARPTRRVVIPLALAAIGLPAALLIWLNGVKVTVSPPPPLPPAPPPVAGVSPEVVEYLAQHYGRRVYKPDPGAGTVEIEEMRWPASIVREDDEHRKLRLHDRIYLPEGSEPETSEDTKGALRLPRLVVDKILRKPVRFRLIEGGTFEMGDDSPELKGGAESPSHKVSLYTYYIQEKETTIGEIDDYIASSGRSPKSPEFVDYLQAKSDLGIPVEENLGDYPAVSLSRKFCESYAHDLGGELPTEAQWEFAARSRGARKRFVWEGDEIHQEDANILSTEARTIKTRPVGRYLKDQTMQGVYDLAGNAREWCRDVWKHYINKGLVPDPVATSADTDPDYVIRGGSYETSTEMARTTYRSSTPDFEYKAKNNDAFPDVGFRLVLEVVIADLKPVPSPEPPTKKGPVK from the coding sequence ATGGAACGCGGGCGGCCGAACAACGAGAGCGAAGACAACAAGACGGTGCCGATTTTCGCGTCCTCCGAGTCTCCGTCCTCCTCGCCCGGCGCCGAGGTTCGACCGTCGAACTCGACCCAGGTTCAGTCTCCCGTTCCCGAGCGGACGAGCGAGGCGGCGCACCGCGCCGATTTCCCCAGCGCCGTCGAGCCGGGCGCGATCCTGCTCGGCAAGTACCGGGTGATCCAGAAGATCGGCGAAGGGGGAATGGGAAGCGTCTGGCTGGTTCAGCACCTGGGGCTGGACGAGCACCGGGCGCTCAAGGTCATCAGCGAGGGCATCGCCGGCGACTCCCACGTCCGCGCCCGGTTCGACCAGGAGGCCAGGATTCTGGCCAAGCTCAAGCACGCCAACGCCGTCACCGTGCACGACACGGGGATCGTCGGCGACTCGGCTTACATCGAGATGGAGTACATCGACGGGGTCAGCCTTCGCCGGCATCTCAAGCGCGGGCAGCCGAGCAACCCGTCGTTCATCCTCTGGCTTATGCGAGGGATCTGCGACGTCCTCGGCGCCGCTCATAATCGTGGGATCGTCCATCGCGATCTGAAGCCCGAAAACATCATGGTCGTGGCCGACCCGGAGACCGGACGCCAGACGGTGAAGGTGCTCGATTTCGGAATCGCCAAGATCATTCACAACGTCGGCGACGCGTCTTCATCGACCATGCACACCGTGGGAGTTCTGGGCACGCCGGCGTACTCGAGCCCCGAGCAGAACGGGGTTGAAATGGACGCCTCGAGCCGCTCGCCCGTCGATCACCGCAGCGACATCTACTCGCTGGGCGTCATGCTCTACGAGTTGCTGACCGGCGAGCTTCCGTTCAAGGGCGACTGGACCCAATTGCTCTATCAGCACGCGCGCGCCGTGCCGAAACCGCCCAGCCTGGTCGCCCCCCAGGCCCAGATTCCGCCGGCGGTCGAAAACCTGGTGCTCCGTTGCCTTGAGAAGACGCCCGACCAGCGGCCCGGGTCCGCGGCCGAGCTTTACAACGCGCTCCGCGCGGCCTACGGCGACGTCGCCGGCGAGGATCTCGATGCGACGACCTCGGGGCCTCAATCGAGAAAATCGGCGCTGCCGCTCCTGACGCCTCATCCGAATGCGACCCTCCAGCCGACCTTGCCCGACGTCGGCCGCCGCGCGCGGCCGACGCGCCGGGTCGTGATCCCGCTGGCCCTCGCGGCCATCGGCCTGCCGGCCGCATTGCTGATCTGGCTCAACGGGGTGAAGGTGACGGTCTCGCCTCCTCCCCCCCTCCCTCCCGCTCCCCCCCCGGTCGCCGGCGTTTCGCCGGAAGTCGTCGAGTATCTCGCGCAGCATTACGGCCGCAGGGTCTATAAGCCCGATCCAGGGGCCGGGACGGTCGAGATCGAGGAGATGCGCTGGCCTGCTTCGATCGTTCGCGAGGACGACGAGCATCGGAAATTACGACTGCACGACCGCATCTACCTACCGGAAGGTTCGGAACCCGAGACTTCGGAAGACACCAAAGGGGCACTGCGCTTGCCCCGGCTCGTGGTCGACAAGATCCTGAGGAAGCCCGTCCGGTTTCGGCTGATCGAGGGAGGAACCTTTGAGATGGGCGACGACAGCCCGGAACTCAAGGGAGGGGCCGAGAGTCCCAGCCACAAAGTCAGCCTGTATACGTACTACATTCAGGAAAAGGAAACGACGATCGGAGAGATCGACGACTATATCGCCAGTTCCGGACGATCGCCCAAGAGCCCCGAATTCGTCGATTATCTCCAGGCGAAAAGCGATCTCGGGATTCCGGTCGAGGAGAACCTCGGCGACTACCCCGCGGTCTCGCTGTCTCGAAAATTCTGCGAGTCCTACGCCCACGACCTGGGCGGCGAGCTTCCCACCGAGGCGCAATGGGAGTTCGCGGCGCGTTCCCGAGGCGCTCGCAAGCGCTTCGTCTGGGAAGGGGATGAGATTCATCAAGAAGACGCCAATATCCTGAGCACCGAGGCTCGCACCATCAAAACGCGTCCCGTCGGACGCTACCTGAAAGACCAGACGATGCAGGGGGTCTACGACCTCGCCGGCAACGCCCGCGAATGGTGCCGCGACGTCTGGAAGCACTACATCAACAAGGGTCTCGTCCCAGATCCCGTGGCGACGAGCGCGGACACAGACCCGGACTACGTAATCCGGGGAGGATCTTACGAAACCTCCACCGAAATGGCGCGTACGACCTACCGTTCCAGTACGCCGGACTTCGAATACAAAGCCAAGAACAACGACGCCTTTCCCGACGTGGGTTTTCGGCTGGTGCTGGAAGTCGTGATCGCCGACCTGAAACCCGTCCCAAGTCCGGAGCCGCCCACGAAGAAAGGTCCGGTCAAATGA